Proteins from a single region of Palaemon carinicauda isolate YSFRI2023 chromosome 1, ASM3689809v2, whole genome shotgun sequence:
- the LOC137652772 gene encoding myosin-11-like, translating to MFTQNAFKAISEYGKKYLLGGPSSEDGFQDQQPRLMEMEGLRLILGGGLLMRKFWAEQDKSEALEPVLDQEELDAVSEETEAVISGKDPLLSDQEEKLLLSGGTGSPVSNRDVQIQVDTELLISNRDMQVQVETGPVSNTDVTVQTDGHTEIEDLRQKNEDLAVIQALVKEKEALKQELEDKVTWEEEYTMKRVQLTEALGKAKKEIQDHDELKSILLAENEDLQTSLKERSFLYEELALEKTKLEKELMQARADDHKKSQGHQSLIEELQEEISKALLQNNELKEAVFTITKKNEGLREQLEFAEEQNYVHNQMKSALVKEKEALKQELEDKVTWEEEYTMKRVQLTEALGKAKKEIQDHDELKSILLAENEDLQTSLKERSFLYEELALEKTKLEKELMQARADDHKKSQGHQSLIEELQEEISKALLQNNELKEAVFNITKKNEGLREQLENKNKREKNLNGKIVRMTNLEDQMKKELSAAKDVISSLKKELQKRELEHGKKEEGMGDVETCGNAADADDKVVVVKEEKQEGEGPTRKLLVKKPKKKKLKRNQFSWAPLGSIGVPVLKTAENKVHNEPTQEENIQNN from the coding sequence ATGTTCACACAGAACGCATTCAAAGCGATCAGCGAATACGGGAAGAAATATCTTCTTGGAGGTCCATCTTCGGAGGAcgggtttcaggaccagcaaccccggttgatggaaatggaaggcctacgcctcattttgggaggtggtcttctcaTGAGAAAATTCTGGGCCGAGCAGGAtaagagtgaggcactcgagcctgtcttggaccaggaggaactcgacgCAGTTTCTGAGGAGACAGAAGCTGTAATCAgtgggaaggatcctttgctttccgaCCAGGAGGAAAAGCTGCTGCTGTCAGGAGGCACAGGGAGTCCTGTCTCTAATAGAGACGTACAAATTCAAGTAGACACTGAACTTCTTATCTCTAACAGAGATATGCAAGTTCAAGTAGAAACTGGACCAGTCTCTAACACAGATGTAACTGTTCAGACGGACGGACAcaccgagattgaagatctcaggcaAAAGAATGAAGATTTGGCTGTGATTCAAGCACTTGTGAAAGAGAAagaagctctgaaacaagagcttgaagataaaGTGACTTGGGAAGAAGAATACACAATGAAAAGAGTTCAGTTGACTGAGGCACTGGgaaaggccaagaaggaaatccaGGATCATGACGAGCTGAAATCGATCCTTTTAGCAGAGAATGAAGATCTCCAAACATCCCTTAAGGAACGAAGCTTCCTTTATGAAGAATTGGCTCTAGAAAAAacaaaactagaaaaagagctgatgcaGGCTCGTGCTGATGATCACAAAAAAAGTCAAGGACACCAAAGTCTAATAGAAGAGCTGCAGGaggagatttctaaagctctactACAAAAtaatgagctaaaggaggcagtatTCACAATTACAAAaaagaacgaaggtcttcgagaaCAACTGGAATTCGCAGAGGAGCAAAATTATGTTCATAATCAGATGAAATCAGCACTTGTGAAAGAGAAagaagctctgaaacaagagcttgaagataaaGTGACTTGGGAAGAAGAATACACAATGAAAAGAGTTCAGTTGACTGAGGCACTGGgaaaggccaagaaggaaatccaGGATCATGACGAGCTGAAATCGATCCTTTTAGCAGAGAATGAAGATCTCCAAACATCCCTTAAGGAACGAAGCTTCCTTTATGAAGAATTGGCTCTAGAAAAAacaaaactagaaaaagagctgatgcaGGCTCGTGCTGATGATCACAAAAAAAGTCAAGGACACCAAAGTCTAATAGAAGAGCTGCAGGaggagatttctaaagctctactACAAAAtaatgagctaaaggaggcagtgttcaatattacaaagaagaacgaaggtcttagagaacaactggagaacaaaaataaacgagaaaaaaatttGAACGGTAAAATCGTTCGAATGACCAACTTAGaagatcaaatgaagaaagaattgtcaGCAGCGAAGGAcgtcatctcttcactgaagaaggaacttcagaagagagaaTTGGAACACGGTAAAAAAGAAGAAGGAATGGGTGACGTTGAAACGTGTGGAAATGCAGCAGATGCTGATGATAAAgtagtcgttgtgaaggaagaaaaacaagaaggagaaggacctacaaggaaacttttggtaaagaaaccaaagaagaagaaactaaAACGGAACCAGTTCTCTTGGGCCCCCCTTGGTTCAATAGGGGTCCCGGTTTTGAAAACTgccgaaaataaggttcataacgaaccaACTCAAGAGGAAaacatccaaaataattaa